In Sceloporus undulatus isolate JIND9_A2432 ecotype Alabama chromosome 7, SceUnd_v1.1, whole genome shotgun sequence, one DNA window encodes the following:
- the LOC121937371 gene encoding ceramide-1-phosphate transfer protein, whose amino-acid sequence MANEDNGHGLKEVLVTFQRCLTDNQEVLLDPYLEGWKGLVRFLNTMGAIFSFISKDVVAKIQIMEDFRNGEQKDDYISLQSMVNYELSNNLVDLKERGDHPASGCRTILRLHRALHWLQLFLEGMRTSDSDSRTSVLCTDAYNASLANYHPWIIRKATTMAFYTLPSRDAFLENMNVGSHEEAVEMLGEALPYICKVYDVTQVLYAQHNILDLP is encoded by the exons ATGGCTAATGAGGACAATGGACACGGCTTGAAGGAAGTGCTGGTGACCTTTCAGAGATGCCTCACAGACAACCAGGAGGTCCTTCTGGATCCATACTTGGAAGGCTGGAAAGGCCTTGTGAG GTTTCTGAACACCATGGGTGCAATCTTCTCCTTCATCTCTAAAGATGTCGTGGCCAAAATCCAAATCATGGAGGATTTCCGCAACGGCGAGCAGAAGGACGACTACATCAGCCTCCAATCCATGGTGAATTACGAGCTTTCCAACAACCTGGTGGACCTGAAGGAGCGCGGAGACCATCCGGCCTCTGGCTGCCGAACAATCCTGCGCTTGCACCGAGCCCTTCACTGGCTGCAGTTGTTCTTGGAGGGCATGCGGACGAGTGACTCAGACTCTCGGACATCTGTGCTGTGCACAGACGCCTACAACGCCTCCTTGGCCAATTACCACCCTTGGATCATCCGCAAGGCCACTACCATGGCCTTCTATACCTTGCCTTCTCGGGATGCTTTCCTTGAGAACATGAATGTCGGGTCGCATGAGGAGGCGGTGGAGATGCTTGGGGAAGCTTTGCCCTACATCTGCAAGGTCTACGATGTGACACAAGTGCTCTACGCTCAGCACAACATTCTTGACCTCCCATAA
- the TAS1R3 gene encoding taste receptor type 1 member 3, giving the protein MKFAVEEINNSTTLLPGIELGYELFDSCMEPMVVLQPSLLFLSKMHTSRIRVSCNYTNYQTQVVAVIGPHNSELCMVTAKLFSFFLIPQVSYGATSEKLNNAELYPSFFRTVPSDKIQIEAISELLLAFQWNWVAIVASDDEYGREGLSLLSSIVINQSICIAYEGLIPADMSHANLQEKMTQTIHSINETNVNVIILFSKDRPVREFFKMWFKLGLNKKVWLATEAWVMSDVVISLDRVKDIGTVIGFVIKAGTVPEFEDYVSNLLELTQQDAFCQASREQAKQLGPDVLGPQCQQCSNISRDKVTEVLQHRQTFAVYTAVYGVAHALHKTLRCQRGQCQKLGVKPWQLLEKLNGIHFSIHNQSFHFDEHHSINMGYEVMWWSWPNKRIKHVSIGDFHGKLSIDKSKVHFHTGDQKAPLSECRTTCSPGQIRRMKGFHLCCYDCIDCESGTFYSSSGDSTCTPCPEHQWSPQRSTRCYDRSEKYIFWSDPMAICLLGLLLVILALICLSGVLFLKNIQTPVVQAAGGGQGPLGLFGLAMMCVSTILYIGKPTPIICQMQQPSFALCLNLCFSTISAKALQIMLAHDFADSRPNCLHAFIRRRSWAFVAGSFLVELSLCLVYFYGTPSVLIKNYKLLPTEVLLQCQVQYWGNFAIIHGQNSILAFISFLSTFMVQSSPKKYNIARSITFAMITYFISLIIFIPVYATVKQVTQPAIQISAMLQCTLGILASYYLPKCYILQFKPEWNTQDYFQDYTQEKDTQN; this is encoded by the exons ATGAAGTTTGCCGTGGAGGAGATCAACAACTCGACCACACTGCTGCCGGGCATCGAACTGGGCTATGAGCTCTTTGACAGCTGCATGGAGCCCATGGTGGTCCTCCAGCCCAGCCTGCTCTTCCTCTCCAAAATGCACACCAGCCGCATCCGGGTCTCTTGCAACTACACCAACTACCAGACCCAAGTGGTGGCCGTCATTGGTCCCCACAACTCTGAGCTCTGCATGGTGACGGCAAAGCTCTTTAGCTTCTTCCTGATCCCACAG GTGAGCTATGGAGCCACGTCAGAAAAGCTCAACAATGCAGAACTCTACCCTTCCTTCTTCCGCACGGTGCCCAGCGACAAGATCCAGATCGAAGCCATCTCCGAACTCTTGCTTGCTTTCCAGTGGAACTGGGTTGCGATCGTGGCCAGTGACGACGAATACGGCCGCGAAGGCCTGAGCCTCTTGTCCTCCATAGTCATCAACCAAAGCATTTGCATCGCCTACGAGGGACTCATCCCTGCAGACATGTCGCACGCCAACCTCCAAGAGAAGATGACCCAAACCATCCACTCCATCAACGAGACCAATGTCAACGTCATCATCCTGTTCTCCAAAGACCGACCGGTCCGAGAGTTCTTCAAAATGTGGTTCAAATTAGGATTGAATAAGAAGGTATGGCTAGCCACTGAAGCTTGGGTGATGTCTGATGTGGTCATCTCCTTAGACCGCGTCAAGGACATCGGAACGGTCATTGGCTTTGTCATCAAGGCAGGGACGGTCCCTGAGTTTGAGGATTATGTCTCCAATCTCTTGGAACTGACCCAACAAGACGCCTTCTGCCAGGCGTCCAGGGAGCAAGCAAAACAGTTGGGTCCTGACGTCCTGGGGCCACAGTGCCAGCAATGCAGCAACATTTCCCGCGACAAAGTCACCGAAGTCCTGCAGCATCGGCAGACCTTTGCCGTGTACACTGCAGTGTACGGAGTGGCTCATGCCCTCCACAAGACGTTGCGCTGCCAACGTGGGCAGTGTCAGAAACTCGGCGTCAAGCCTTGGCAG CTGCTGGAGAAGCTGAACGGCATCCATTTCAGTATCCACAACCAGTCTTTCCATTTCGATGAGCATCACAGCATCAACATGGGCTACGAAGTCATGTGGTGGAGCTGGCCCAATAAGCGCATTAAGCACGTCAGCATCGGAGACTTCCATGGAAAGCTGAGCATCGACAAATCCAAGGTCCATTTTCATACTGGAGATCAAAAG GCACCGCTGTCAGAGTGTCGGACTACATGTTCACCGGGGCAGATCCGTCGGATGAAGGGGTTCCACCTCTGCTGTTACGACTGCATTGACTGTGAGAGCGGCACTTTCTACAGTTCCTCAG GCGACTCAACTTGCACCCCATGCCCTGAGCACCAGTGGTCTCCGCAACGCAGCACTCGGTGTTACGACCGAAGTGAGAAATACATCTTCTGGTCCGACCCGATGGCCATCTGCTTATTGGGCTTGTTGCTTGTTATCTTGGCGCTCATCTGCCTTTCAGGGGTGCTGTTCCTAAAGAACATCCAGACACCGGTAGTGCAAGCAGCTGGAGGCGGCCAGGGCCCCTTGGGCCTCTTCGGCCTGGCCATGATGTGCGTTAGTACCATCCTCTACATTGGCAAGCCCACCCCCATCATCTGCCAAATGCAGCAACCGTCATTCGCCCTGTGCCTCAACCTTTGCTTCTCCACCATCTCGGCCAAAGCCCTTCAGATCATGTTGGCGCATGACTTTGCTGACAGCCGGCCGAACTGCCTCCACGCCTTCATCAGGAGACGTTCCTGGGCCTTTGTGGCTGGGTCCTTCCTGGTGGAGCTCTCGCTCTGCTTAGTGTACTTCTATGGCACCCCGTCTGTCCTGATCAAGAACTATAAGCTCTTGCCCACCGAAGTCCTCCTCCAATGCCAGGTCCAGTATTGGGGCAACTTTGCCATAATCCATGGGCAAAACAGCATCTTGGCATTCATCTCTTTCCTTTCCACTTTCATGGTGCAGTCGTCTCCCAAGAAGTACAATATTGCCCGGAGCATCACCTTTGCCATGATCACTTACTTCATCTCCTTGATCATCTTTATACCCGTCTATGCCACTGTTAAGCAAGTGACCCAACCAGCCATACAGATCAGTGCCATGTTACAGTGTACCCTTGGGATACTTGCGTCTTATTACCTCCCGAAATGCTACATCCTTCAGTTTAAGCCGGAATGGAACACGCAGGACTATTTTCAAGATTATACCCAGGAGAAAGATACCCAAAATTAG